The nucleotide window ttttggttataaaatATCAGTAATTAAATAGCTTACCACTGAAATATTCTATACTGAAAACATTTCAGATTGGAACTAGGAAGTAATAACTGTtccctaatgttttatttaagtctttCCCTCTCAGTGAAATGAAGTGCACTAGAAGGAAAGGCAGCAAATAAGTCTTATGAAGTGATAGATGCACCAGACACTCTGAAAACGTGAATTATTGGAATATGTATTATCTGTAGTTTACATGTGAATCATGTTCCTGAAGTTGAAGGAACCATCCTTTTTATAGTCCCTCAGTGGAGGGAGCATGTCTTGGGATGGGGGAGATAGCACAATCAAACTACAAATATATAAGGAGTTCCATATTCCATTCTGTTAGGCTATCACTATGTGTACTCCTCGCCCTCTACCcttcaaaaaacaaaccaaccttGCATAAGGAGtcaataccattaaaaaaaacaaaaggaaccaaTACTATTGATGAGAATTTAGTATAGACACTCCTCTAGAATTGCATCACAGGAACTAGATAGAAGCTACCAATCTCTGAACAGCATTACataaactgaaaactaaaaccaATTCATACACAGTGAAGAAATCATCCATACTTTTAGCGTGactacaaaaaatgaaaagatttataaaaaggtTTTACTACTATGACGATGTGtgtaagaaaaaccaaaaaaataccaCCACCATAACGTTATATAAAAGTCAAACTTAAGTGAAAAGTCAGAGAGTAATAAGCATTATTTGGTAGTGTAAAGCTCAAAAGTcaacatcacaatcccagaaacatttgttttaaaagaaagaacttttcatttttatttttaaaaagacaaaaaattatgaatattcaAAGTACAATGGAAgctaagaacaaaagaaatataaacatattatctaaaaaaaagaatatttagccTGAAAATAAGGggcttcatgtttttaaaaaaaaaaaaaaacttgaagtacgtgaaaacaaatttagattacaaatataaaatcctaattttttaaaacacaaaatagagaaatattaagTGTTATAACTTAGAATTCTGAAATAAGTTGCTATAAAAAATCACCAAGTTCTCAAAAGTACCTTTGCAAGACGAGGAACTGTTGTTGGAAAATCACAATGCCCAAGTTGACCAAAGGTATTGCTACCCCATGAGTAAACCTATTAGAAAATCACAAGAAAGTAGGTAAGAGTTGTAAATCTGATTTTGCATGTCAATTCTGGACCTCTACAGCATATAcatgtgtatctatgtatatatacacacaccaatAGTTACACATatattactttcttctttaaaataagagaTACTGAGAAAATTCCCTTTTAAACAAGACCAGAGATAATGAGCACAGTACACTAGAAGACAAAGTTCAAGGGTTAAACAGCAACTAACATGTCTCAAGTGTTTACTACCTGCCAAGTATTGTTCTCAACATTCTCTTTGTATTAACTAATGCTTAATTCTCATGACAATACTTTCTTTACCGATAAAGAAACTGGCTCAGAGAAGTCACAAATttataagtggcagagccaggatatAATCCCAGGAATTGTCTTACACTGCCTCTTACaaagaaagtgataaaaaatacggataagtgctataaagaaaaattactcatgattttttttgtaagtttatttattttgagaaggagagatagcatgagtgggggaggcagagagagagagagagagagagagagagagagagaaagaatcccaagcaagctccacaaaGTCAGTGCAGAGGCCtcctcggggctcgatctcacaaaccgtgaaatcatgacctgaggggaaaccaagagttggacgcttaacctactgagccacccaggcaccccaacgatTCTTTTTTCTATAGATAGGAATACTATGACATAACTagaacaccttttcatatatgAAGAGTCATTGCAGGAGAAACACAAGTACCTATGTTCCACTACAGACAAAAGAAACTGGATTACAGTGCCTATGTTTaatgaaaatggttttgtttcttctggtTTTAAAAGCAATTCATGGTCACTGTACAAGACTGTCACAGtacaaagaaaaagtgaatgGATGTGCTTAATGCTATGCACTGATATTTTTCTATGTCAGTAAATATAGAGCTACATCAGTCACGATAACTACATAGAACTCTACTGTGGGTGTAGTTTATTCAATTACCTAATGAAGTAAACataatttctttccaattttttaatataaaaaattgaaaatcctTGAATttgtgtaaatttatttatttccttagaataaattcctaaGCAAAGAAGTCTGGGTCCATGAATCTCCACATTCTGATTTTTGATACATACTAACAAACTGTCTTCCAGCAAGGTCCAATGTATGTTCTTGTCAGCACTGTATCTTTTtcctacatcctcaccagcacacAGTATTAAATACAATCCTTGCTAATCTGAcaggtaagaaaatattttgctgttgttttaatgtatatttgtttaCTAAGTGGTTGACCATCTTTTTATTCATCGCTggtcatttctatttcttcttttatgaatgGAATATAAATATCATTCGACAATTTTTCTTTAGTATTAGGTAGTaacattttatcatatatgttacaaatgtttttttccagtttgttatGTATCTTAATTTTGTTTGCGGTGTTTTTTGCTACTTACACGGTCTGAATTATCACATAGGCTAACATATCTTTACTTTCCAATTTCTGGTTTTGATGATCACGTCCTTTGCTACTCCTGAggttactgggggaaaaaaaaaacccacctaaaTTTGTTCTTACACATGTAAggtcttattttttaacatctacATTTTTAATCCACCTGGAAATAGATTATGTGAagttatctttaattttcttctgcaAATAAGAAGCCAATGGTTCAACAGTATTTACTGATTATTCAGTCTTGCTTCGTCAAATGATTGGAAATGTCCACTTATCCTATACTAAATTCTCATATATACTTGGGTCTATTTCTAGTCCACAGGTAtatttctgtttcactgatctgtttctAGTCTAACAACATATAAAcatatcttttaagtttatttattttgagagagagaaagtatgcatgcacaagcagaagagggacagagaagaaggacgagaatcccaagcaggctctgtgctatcaatcccgtgaaccgtgagatcacgacctgagccaaaatcaacagctggacacttaaccaactgagccacctagcacACCCAGGTCccacaactttaaaaaagaaataccttttgttttcttttcatagtgttttatttacagattttcttcatcaaaaaacaagtaaaaattcaTCAATATCCTGGAAAGtcttgaattctattttttgGGAAGAGCACATTATGGAAACTTTCTTTGTTAGGTAGACCAGTGTTGAATCAAATTCTACTATCACCCGTGTGACTTTATACAATCTACGTAATTTCTCTGAACCTccctttctttatctgtaaaatggaaataatataaacAGTGCAATGTAAAACACTacaaagatcaaatgagatacaGTATTGTTGCCTGACACACAGTACACACTCAAAAAATGATGGTCCAGTTTGGTCATGTTAACCTtccatgaaattaaaattagtttttaatagtTTGCATCCTACCTGGGATTTCGCAGTAAGTGCAAGAGAATGGTAACCCCCTGCCTCCAGATAGATTACTTCTTTCCCATCGAGACATTTTACACATAGTGGTTGAagccttaaagaaaaaatatacacacaaattcAAGTAAAAAGGCTCAGCAAGAATCTTGACCTTTTTCAAATTACAGAGTAAATGCTTTTGagtaaatttaataaacattttaaaagaaaacattaaaataaaaatactggggcacctgagtggctcagttggttaagaggtCAGGGCATGAtatcacagctcaggtcatgatctcacagtttgtgggtctgagccccacatcgggctctgtgctgacagctcagagcctggagcctgcttcagattctgtgtctccttctctctctgcccctcccatgctcacgctctatctctctctcaaaaataaacataaaaaaacaattaaaaaaaataccgaATATATATTCAATTTACTCCTGAATAGTATCAGTAATCTTAGATGGTTTTAATTTAATCTCTGTCAATCAATCACCAATTAACAATCATAATTCAGAATGTTAAGAATCAAAAGACTACTAAATGATTCATTACGGcagaaacacaataaaatttaggatacaataaaatacaaccatagagggaactttttttttttttttttttttttaattccacagtTGCCTTCACTCTGCTAAGAATAGAGACATTTACATTAATTGGCTGTTTTAGATAATCATTCCATTTATACACCTTCATAAATATCTGATCTGTTAATATCATGAGTTCTTCTTAAAACAACAGTTTTTCCTTGAAACACATGAATGGTTTAATATTGCTATTACAGTTATTTTGGTGGCAACAGAGGAAcatctttcaagtaaaaaaaaatttgttggttcttttttatacattaaaaatttgaaCTATTCAAGTGTTCCAATgaaatacaatcttttttttttttatgtttatttatttttgagagaaagagagacattgcaggtgggggggggtgggtagggtggagacacagactctgaagcaggctccaggctctgagctgtcactgcagagcccaacgtggggcttgaactcatgaaccatgagattatgacctgagcagaagtcggatacttaactgacagaggcactcaggtgcccctcaatgaaATACAATCGTATCCCAAACATCCCTTTCTGTTCCAAGATGAATACACATCAAAGAAGAGATGGAAAGGTACACCATGGATACTTAAGTCCTTTACTGTTACGTATAAATTCAAGACTAACATGACAggtttgctgttgttttaaatccctattaataatatataataacctGGAGCTAGAAAGGACAGGATTTCCTCTGGAGGAAATGGTGATATAGAGACCTTAAAGCCAACTCCTAATAGTAAATACTGGCAGCACTTACCTAGGCAGAACATCACCGTGCCCCAgctgtccttccttccctttcccccaggtCCACACCTCCGTTCTCAGAGAAGGCAGGAGTGCATCTGCTTCTCCACTGTACGTAGGGGTCAGAACCACTGTCCGAGTTTTTACCCGTGCAGCTTTTCTTAAGAGCCTGGgggaaactgaaaacaaatcagAGATGAAGTGAGGGAGTAGATGGGTGGGAAAAAAGATACCATtttgaccaactcttggttttcaaAGAAATACACTAACATGGTTTTTGTGAAGGAAATTCTATGGAGATTTAATAGTCAGATGAGTTTGGTAAACGCTGTCTACTACATTCTATCCCCTTGTAGATTCACACACATTAGCATGCTAAAGGCCCTGACAAGTCCTGCAATTAAAACACTTGTTTAAATTTAACTTAGCCCCACTTCCAAGCATTCGGCTACAGAATCCCTTTTTGTATAACATTTAGGTTATATAGAAAGTCTATGTGATATCCTGGGTAACTTGCATTCTAAAGAATATGCTTAACAAAATTCTACACTAAGGctgacaaatatttttcccatttcaaaacagaaatgtcCTTTATTTGTGTAGATGAAAATCTAGGGGCAATGAGAATTAGAAGGCAGGACAATAGAAGTGCTCATTGACACAACAGTGCCATAAGTAAGTGGAAGTGCAAGAAATAGGGCAGAGCAGAAAAGTTTTAGTATAGTCTAGAAACTTTTAGAGCTTTACCCAAAATAGTGTAAACCAAGGATTGGTAGAGTCCACTGTctgctttgtaaataaagttttattggaatatataGCCTTGCTCATTTATCTATGTATTATTTATGGATAGTTTTAAGCAACAATGGCAAAGCTGAGTAATTATATAACGCAGACTGTGTGGCCCgcaaatcatacagtatttctttttagctctttacagaaaaagtttaccaACTCCTGGTGTAAAcccaatgcttctcaaactttaaggtATACACTAGTCACCTGAGGATCTTGTTATAATGCATATTCTGATTCAACAAGTTTGAAGTTAAGTCTGAGATcctacatttctaacaaattcctagATGCTGCTGTTGTTTCTGGTGCAGGTCACATTTTGAGAAGCCAAAATCTAAATGACTGAGATTCCTGAACCAACTGAGAAACACTGAAGAACCAACTGCTTAACAGTCTTAATATTAGAAGAAGTTTATTGCTAATTGTATCcgaaaatgaaattttctcttaTTGAAGCCtaaaattatttccacttttagGTCAAATACAGTAAATCCCTACTTACCCAATGGCCACATCTGCACCTTCATCTGTCTGGACTATAGGCCCCAACTATGATATAAGGAGGCTATCGCTACAttcaagaacaataaaataagatTCCTAATAAGGTTCATAAGCAGAAGcagacatcacacacaaaaaattagcTTCTATAGTTACTTCTAAAGCAGAGAAATatgtaactttcttttaaaaccacctaaataccaaaatgaaataaattctgaCATTTGAATATGTCAGCTTTAGCAATCTGGAAGGTTactaatttattataatatagcACATGATGTCAGCAACATTTTGGATTTACCAAAAGTCAGTTTACAAAACGTGACTATTTCCTTACCTTGGGACAACAACCCAGGGAGGGAGAGTCTTCGGCTGCCTCCCTCTGATTCTTCTTCTCTGATATCCACAAGACTtgaacttttctttccttgcatTGATTCCTGCTTAACCTGTTCTTCTCTGCTATCTTTCAGACCTTCCGGGCCTATGGAACCACTGCCTGCCTGAGTTCCAGGTTCACAAGGGGCCGTACTATAGAAGTTCATAACTTTCTTAAGGGACAAGGCCCCGGCTTCATATGTAGCAGCCACTCTCACACCAACAGCAGATGCACAAGAGACTACTAGGCTGTTTAGGGCTGAGGTGCTTGTGGTTGGTGGGCTGTGAAGATTAGGAACTGCTTCTTCTACAAGAGgctaaaatatacacacaaaaaagtatataaaaatataatcccTTATACAATCAGCAATCAGTATAAAGTTTAACCAAAACCATCCATATTTGCAAACATAAGACTCTAAAACAAAGGTCTCTTTATCTTCAACTTAAAGGTATCCCTTCTTGGTACTGGATTTAACTAATACATTATATGAATAGGAATACTCAAAATACAGCTCCTTATCAAAAGTACTTCCTTTTGTTTGAGTGTTGTGGTTTTCCATGCTATTCAAACGTAAGCCCCAGCTGCTTTAATAACATTGagcacagaagcagagaggggaagaaaggtcTGGAAAACATAGCCTTTAATATGAGGTGCACTGTGACAGCCCTGGATATATAAGGGTGATAGGGTtaacaatacataaaataaatttcaaaaatattattattgatgAGTTTCAAGAAAATTTACACAGATTGCTactaagaaatacagaaaaaaatacattaaaaaaaagcttttcctaaaatgttttataaatagtaATTTAGATATAGCAtatacaggcaaaaaaaaaaaaaaaaaatgctatacctCTGACCTATCTGCCCCCCAACTTCTGTTCTTCAGTTCAAGTCTTTCTGCTGCCTCATGGATGTGTTATTTTCCATGATCCAGGACCTATCTAAGCTGACAGATTACTTTTGCTCTCACTATGATAGAGTAAATGTGGTAGGTTAATAATTAAACATTTGGGACCAATGTTCTTTGTGTTATTCACAGCTGTATTTGAAAGTCAAACTAAAGTTTTCTAATATCTTAGTAAAAGCTCAGTTGAAACTTACTCTGAACACCAGTTAAAACTTACTCAAGCACCATTGTTTACTTAAAGGAAAGtcattaaacacacaaaaaagctttTGGCTTGTCAGCATAGCTCACAATGAAAAATTTCCCTCTTACGCTGTCAGAAGGCCCCAAAGGGCATATATACACATTCCTCAATTAGTCCTAAATTGAAAgccaaacacaaacaaaatttttaacatCAACTTATGATTCTCTTAAAGGAAATAATTCCTGTTGCCTGCACAGTACCTTAGGTACTCAATACATTTTGCTGAATTAAATACTAAATTCAGAGGAGCAAAGGACTCTTTAAAATagtcaacaaaataaacaaatagaccaTATCAAGCAAAAGGTAAATACAAAGCCTATTAATCCCTTGGTGATACAGTTCCCTGATAACTTGCTGAGAAGAACTAAGGTCAATATTTTTACCCTTTGTGTATGAAGGATCGTAAGAGAAACAATGATGGTATTTAGGTGACTATCATAGGGGGTTCTTACCAACAGACCAAGGAAAGTCTACCTTCAATCAACTTTATTGTTCTTACTGGCTCCTCTACTTATATTTAgcaacacataaaataaataaatcaacaaaacaaaaatacatagcCAGTAATTTTGATGAAAGACATAATTTTAGGAGTCCTGGTCAATCAATAAAATTCAATTGTGAGATATATGCTTCAATGccaaatatgatttatttcacaaaaatgaGATAGTCTTTTGGTTACATCTGGCCATGGGAGAAAAAACCTGTCCTAGCTGTATGATTGCGATACTATTTACaaaaactgaattaaatttaGTATAAACAGACATTGCCAAAATTAGCATAGGCTacaaaaaatttacatatttaacaaaatatatccaaaggaaaatgcaatttcaataataataaaataaactgtatacAATTAACTTTTAATGTCAAATTTAATAAATTAGCAGAACGACTTCTAAAAAGTCAAAGTCCAAATTTTTTATAAGCATGTTCAAGTCTAAGAATGTTTCTGTTTAGATTTTAATAATACCTTTCTCTAAacagcttaattaaaaaaaaatcgataTCCACAAGATTCAATGAGTAAACTGtgaaattaaaactatttctaaaaataCCTCTAAGCCATGTTCTTATCCTGACAGAGTAAAGAACACGAAAACAGTCAAGAGGTATGTGTGGTTTCAAAAACCTGAATAAACACCACAGGACAGTTCTTTTATGATTagaggtttctgttttgtttcattttcttagagtTTTGGTAAAAGCAAACCTGAAAGGCTTACACAAagagtaaaaaacaaattatccttttaaaacaatttggTTTAATCAGGGAGACTAAAATGTTACTGTATGCTACTGGTAAATAGCTTTCCTCCATTTATAAGTTTTCAAAATGACAGTAGTTTAAAtaagatgaagaaaattttaatgccCTGTCCCACAACAAAGCccagtaaactgaaaaaaatccaaacaatatTTAATGCCAGGAGGTTTTAAGTTTGCCTACAACTGAGGGATCTACCACATAGTAATCTTccctaataaaaaagaaaaggacttctCTCTACAGAATCTGGAGTTAATACAGTACAGGTGAGATGAATCTTTgttaatatatagttatattaaaAGTattcagaggggcacctgggtggctcagtcggttgagcatccgactttggctcaggccatgatctctcggtccgtgagttcgagccccacgttgggctctgtgctctgtgctgacagctcggagcctggagcctggagcctgtttcggattctgtgtctcccattctctctctctctctctgaccctcccccattcatgctctctctctgtcccaaaaataaataagcgttaaaaaaaaaaattttaagtattcagaaaaaacaaaaccaaaaacagtgcCCAGGAGCCCACCAAAATTCAGTATATTTAGCCATGGGAGAAGAagtactagaaaaaaataaatgaaattttgctaCTTATAAAAGAAGCCCAGCATGATATCTTTCAATATCTTAAAGGGCAGAATTTGAACATAAAAAGTAATTCTGAATTAATCCAGGTTTTTCCTTATTTAGGATTGCATGATAAAACAGATTTATAGTCAAACTCAAGCCTTAAGCATTTTAAAGttgccaaaaaacaaagaaacaaacaaaacttcagaTGGTTTAACTCCAGAAATGCCTTTATATTACAAAATTTAGCAGGTACCTGAGATGGCATTGGCTTTTCGCCGTTCTCTGAGTTCTCTCTTACTGAACGATCTGACAGTGTTTGCACGTATTCATTTACTGCTTGAGTATCAGGGTACGATGGTGTATTTCTGGCAGAAGAAATTTCAGTTGTTCCCATGATGTCTTGTTGGGAGGAAATGGCATCACCTCTCGTGGCGTCGGTAGCAACAGGCACATCATTTTCTACAAGCGTATTCTCAAATACTTCTCCCTGGTTGTCCAGGGTTTCAGTGGAGGGGCTGATGGCAGTGCTGGCCTGGTTTTCTACCTGGGATTCTGAGAGCGTCACACCTAATGGGCAACAATGACTATCTGATATAATCACATGGTCTTCTTTGTCAGTCATAGTAATTAAGAGTTGGCTGCACTGGTTGCATCTTTCTGGGACTGGCTTTAGATCCTGGGAAGGGAGGCACTGTACAAGCGCTAAGCTGTGGAACGCACCACAGGCAACTTGTAGCACCACTCGCCCGGCAAGATGTTCCACCTTTTGTGGCTTTGTCACCGGGAAGGTGGTGGTAATGAGACCCAACTGACAACCGGTACCCCATGCCCAAATCTCTCTGCTTATTGACAATGCCAGAGTGTGCTCCTCACCACATGCCAGCTGCAAAATCCTGACTGCTAGCAAAGAACTGGTCTCAGAATCAGAAATGCTGACAGGATTTGGTTCTGGAACATACTGCTGGTTAGCCACAGCACACTGGCCTGCAGAGTTCTCCCCCCACATGTACACTACGCCACTTTCTGTCACTGCTCCATTGTGGAAACTCCCTGATGCCACAGTAACAACATATTGCCCGACCAGGGCATTTTCTAGAATGGGGTTACTCGGACAAATCTCTGCTGGTTCACTTCTCCAGGGAAGAGTCCCAAAGCTGTAGACCTCACCATCTGaaggttaccaaaaaaaaaaaaaaaaaaaaaaaaaaaaaaaaaaaaaaaaaaaaaaaaaaaaaggaaggagttaGTGAATTAACTAGAAATTTTATCAGCAAACTTCTGGCCCCTCTAGGTTTAACAAAATAgggttgttgctgtttttttttttttttaattttcaaaagcacaGTTGTAGAGAATTTGGTTCAAGCATAGAATATTCCACAGGTATTCATCTTCTAACAAATATCACCTTgtaacattctgaaaaataatgagaattctACCAACTGGAGGAGGCtactttcaaatgaaaatgaagggttattattccttttcttcagCCTCATCCTACAAAGTCCTAGAATGGATCCACTATAAGTGGCTACCATTGTAGGCTATTACAGGAGCAGTTTCCAAGTGttcaaagacaaaataatgaCCATAAGATAAAATGAGCAGAGAATAAAATAGATACATTCACTAACATCTAAAACATTCACTACTATTTGAATAGGTCAGAGCAGCAGAAAATTATGCAGTAGAATAAAAATACTAGAGGTTTATCTTGGCCAAAATTAAGAAATCAGCTTTATACTTCCAGGTCATAAGAAAGCACCAGTGTTAACAAGACATGGTTGTCTTCATGTCGTGTAGAATaccatgtataattttaaatattacacagAATATACATTGTGTATGATATAGCATTTCTGAGGTgccatttgtttaaaaagcaaatcttcacaacaaaacaaaacaagcaaaaaatccCCAATAAAACTATGATTAGCTAGCTTTAGAACAAAGGGCAACTGGCTGGCTTTAAAAGTCAAGTAAAGGGGCCCGTGAGTTGGGCACATGAATGATGAGGACTTGTTTCTGTCCAGGTGTGCTATCAAGTCATAATCTCTCTGAAGTATTGTGGTAGTTTAGGGGCCTGTGCACATGACCTGTATTACCTAAAAAACTCAAATGGAAATAAAGACTTGGCCGTGGGTTTTGAAAAATACTAAGCCACGCCAACTATCCCTCCTTTTCCATATAACCATAgactcatccatttttttttttaattaataaggaaataatgaaataaatttatacgAGTTTGTTCCCCCACAAAACAGCAATTGAGCTGATGATGAATAAAATGCCTTCTTTATCTTGGGCCTATTATACACGGcaaaaatagcaaatatatttatacactCAAGTTAACTCACCAGAACATCTATGtaagaaagaacacaaaagtgGCTAGAGGGAACACATGAGCTTTTATTAGGGAATTTCCAGTTTGgataaaaaatactgagaaaataaGCTCATTAATTAAgttcttttaaacttttcttcccAAAAGATACAGCAATACACACTTGCAACAGTTCACCAACTCTTTCAATGATTATCATTACACTAGAACGAGAAATAGTGCACAGAAATATTTGTATCCTCCCTTTTTTCTACCTGGAGTACCTCAAAAATAGTGATTTAATGAAGTGTCCTCACTGAATTATGAGCTAATAGTCAAACTGAATAGACAAAGCAGCTTGAAAATTTCCAGCATTCCATGAGTaccattttctcatctggaaaagaTACCACTAGAgatctttttcccatttcaaacTACACACTTATGTGAGATGAGATCTTTTTTGTAACTTTGACACTTAAGACTAGGACACTGCTTAAACATGAACAATGATaggcaatttatattttttagatgttttcccTCTGTTGTCCCACTTTTAGGTATGATTCTAGAGGTTTAAAGATCACGTTCATAAAGGATTCCTGAATCTCTTACCGAAGAGTTAATAAAACAAGAGAATTCTACTTGCACATGCTTGAGAACTGTGTATTTTGAAGCCCCTATAGTAGGTATTGAAAACAGTTCATTTTTTTACAATAAGGCTTTTTCCAAATTCTGGCCTAATAATAATATTCTTATTGTATATCATTACAATGAAAgtgatataattaaaaataggctaggggtgccagggtggctcagtcggttaagtgtccgactttggctcaggtcatgatctcatggcttgtgggtttgagccccacatcagactccgtgctgacagctcagagcctggagcctgctcgggattctgtgtctccctctctctctgctcctcccgcattcacgctgtctctgtctctcaaaaataaattaaaaagctaaaaaaaagaaaaaaagaggctagaAAGAATTCCATGTGTATCCCATAAAATTACCAAGGTCAGATTTAAGctttatttcttagaatttgTTTTCCCTTAGTTCCTACaatgaaaatatcaaaacattatcaactacttaataaatgcttatggaacagaaatttataaattagttGATGGCAGTCCCAGCTCAAACCAAATTTGCCATGATTGAGTTGGTAAACTGCTATCAAAATTAAAGGCAACTCTATAAACTATAACCTATGCTTCTATCtcttatagatttattttattacatgttttt belongs to Panthera tigris isolate Pti1 chromosome C1, P.tigris_Pti1_mat1.1, whole genome shotgun sequence and includes:
- the ALS2 gene encoding alsin isoform X6 codes for the protein MDSKKRSSVEAEGSKERGLVHVWQAGSCSLAPERLPGWGGKTVLQAALGVKHGVLLTEDGEVYSFGTLPWRSEPAEICPSNPILENALVGQYVVTVASGSFHNGAVTESGVVYMWGENSAGQCAVANQQYVPEPNPVSISDSETSSLLAVRILQLACGEEHTLALSISREIWAWGTGCQLGLITTTFPVTKPQKVEHLAGRVVLQVACGAFHSLALVQCLPSQDLKPVPERCNQCSQLLITMTDKEDHVIISDSHCCPLGVTLSESQVENQASTAISPSTETLDNQGEVFENTLVENDVPVATDATRGDAISSQQDIMGTTEISSARNTPSYPDTQAVNEYVQTLSDRSVRENSENGEKPMPSQPLVEEAVPNLHSPPTTSTSALNSLVVSCASAVGVRVAATYEAGALSLKKVMNFYSTAPCEPGTQAGSGSIGPEGLKDSREEQVKQESMQGKKSSSLVDIREEESEGGSRRLSLPGLLSQVSPRLLRKAARVKTRTVVLTPTYSGEADALLPSLRTEVWTWGKGKEGQLGHGDVLPRLQPLCVKCLDGKEVIYLEAGGYHSLALTAKSQVYSWGSNTFGQLGHCDFPTTVPRLAKVNSENGVWSVAAGQDYSLFLVDTEDFQPGLYYSGRQDPTEVDNLPENHSARIYKQSDSRKR
- the ALS2 gene encoding alsin isoform X5, with the protein product MDSKKRSSVEAEGSKERGLVHVWQAGSCSLAPERLPGWGGKTVLQAALGVKHGVLLTEDGEVYSFGTLPWRSEPAEICPSNPILENALVGQYVVTVASGSFHNGAVTESGVVYMWGENSAGQCAVANQQYVPEPNPVSISDSETSSLLAVRILQLACGEEHTLALSISREIWAWGTGCQLGLITTTFPVTKPQKVEHLAGRVVLQVACGAFHSLALVQCLPSQDLKPVPERCNQCSQLLITMTDKEDHVIISDSHCCPLGVTLSESQVENQASTAISPSTETLDNQGEVFENTLVENDVPVATDATRGDAISSQQDIMGTTEISSARNTPSYPDTQAVNEYVQTLSDRSVRENSENGEKPMPSQPLVEEAVPNLHSPPTTSTSALNSLVVSCASAVGVRVAATYEAGALSLKKVMNFYSTAPCEPGTQAGSGSIGPEGLKDSREEQVKQESMQGKKSSSLVDIREEESEGGSRRLSLPGLLSQVSPRLLRKAARVKTRTVVLTPTYSGEADALLPSLRTEVWTWGKGKEGQLGHGDVLPRLQPLCVKCLDGKEVIYLEAGGYHSLALTAKSQVYSWGSNTFGQLGHCDFPTTVPRLAKVNSENGVWSVAAGQDYSLFLVDTEDFQPGLYYSGRQDPTEVDNLPENHSGTKTPVLLSCSKLGYISRVTAGKDSYLALVDKNVMGYIASLHELATTERRFYSKLSGIKSHILRPLLSLDNLGTASTVQLLQEVASRFSKLCYLIGQHGASLSSFLHGIKEARSLVILKHASLFLDSYTEQVSSPVSCSISAGLFCQGEQLLNQKRLD